A genome region from Bacteroidota bacterium includes the following:
- the rplU gene encoding 50S ribosomal protein L21 produces the protein MYAIVEIAGQQFKAEAGKKLYVHRLEGNVGDKVSFDRVLLIEEGGNVKVGKPTVSGVKVNATIVDHMKDDKVLIYKKKRRKTYEKTQGHRQSLTQIAIESIG, from the coding sequence ATGTACGCAATAGTAGAAATAGCCGGACAACAGTTTAAAGCCGAGGCAGGTAAGAAGTTATATGTACATCGCCTAGAGGGCAATGTGGGCGATAAAGTATCTTTTGACCGAGTGCTTTTGATTGAGGAAGGAGGAAATGTGAAAGTTGGAAAACCGACTGTCAGTGGGGTAAAGGTGAATGCCACTATAGTGGATCACATGAAAGACGACAAAGTACTTATTTATAAGAAGAAGAGAAGGAAGACTTATGAGAAAACTCAAGGTCACCGCCAGTCGTTGACGCAAATTGCGATTGAATCTATAGGATAA
- a CDS encoding 1-acyl-sn-glycerol-3-phosphate acyltransferase: MKILKSAFGFAWAMWGALWFMITMMILTPIYSLILFFGGKEMAMPCIWFNFRYLGRFLLFMFCVRLKVYGKENIDPKKTFVIVANHAAQLDIIAGAASTPQPAKFLAKSELLKVPFFGYMTKMLAIVVERGKKESREKSFRYMVVTLRKGESIFIYPEGTRNRTTQPLKEFKDGAFRVAIMAQMPIAVQTLTNTKKLNDPNGIQLFPGTVKVYWSKPIETKGMTIEDLPALREKVRQEMLQHLV, from the coding sequence ATGAAGATATTGAAATCTGCTTTCGGTTTTGCCTGGGCTATGTGGGGCGCATTATGGTTTATGATTACCATGATGATATTGACTCCAATCTATAGTTTGATCCTTTTTTTTGGAGGTAAAGAGATGGCTATGCCATGTATTTGGTTTAACTTTCGATATCTGGGACGGTTTCTGCTTTTTATGTTTTGTGTTCGACTTAAGGTTTACGGAAAAGAAAACATAGATCCCAAAAAGACTTTCGTGATTGTTGCCAATCATGCGGCGCAGTTGGATATTATTGCTGGAGCCGCATCCACGCCCCAGCCGGCGAAGTTTTTGGCAAAATCTGAACTACTCAAGGTCCCGTTTTTTGGATATATGACTAAGATGCTGGCTATTGTAGTAGAGCGTGGGAAAAAAGAAAGCAGGGAAAAGTCGTTTCGTTACATGGTAGTTACGCTTCGGAAGGGGGAGAGCATATTTATTTATCCAGAAGGCACCAGGAACAGGACAACGCAGCCGTTGAAGGAATTTAAAGATGGGGCATTCCGGGTGGCAATTATGGCGCAAATGCCCATTGCAGTTCAAACTCTTACAAACACCAAGAAGTTGAACGATCCCAATGGGATTCAGCTATTCCCGGGAACCGTAAAGGTTTATTGGAGTAAACCAATTGAAACTAAGGGGATGACCATTGAAGATTTACCTGCACTGAGAGAAAAAGTAAGGCAGGAGATGCTTCAGCATCTGGTTTAA
- a CDS encoding carboxypeptidase regulatory-like domain-containing protein translates to MPEELEHAHFSCTQAELYSICDLGWNMVNDRQLTMAGRFPIYTPTYITDRKADIDAARNLPDFQNSSELSEEDRVILMSRAGDAIPFWDVLERYINQAFASNKGLIKPNVEAAGKLFYEKATRQEPNWEDLKMMLKDGNDYITANVGGVLAPVIAPSFQADYIIQKDAYDLAYDTFILEKTAHIEDTSAKRVANNGIYDVLMAMLPDLKIILPAGTKHQATFKFLKDQVSSAGSAGLKGKVTDASSAAITGVSLMLAELSLTVLTNASGDYDFGNIASGTYTLVITKAGYQSVTESVVILVGTTSTKNYQLAGA, encoded by the coding sequence ATGCCAGAAGAATTAGAACACGCACATTTTTCCTGCACTCAAGCAGAGCTTTATTCTATTTGCGATTTGGGATGGAATATGGTGAACGATCGTCAGCTAACGATGGCGGGTCGGTTTCCAATTTACACGCCGACTTATATCACGGACCGGAAGGCGGATATAGATGCGGCTCGCAATCTTCCTGATTTTCAAAACAGTTCGGAGCTATCGGAGGAGGATCGGGTGATATTGATGAGCCGCGCCGGAGACGCTATTCCGTTTTGGGATGTGTTGGAGCGGTATATTAATCAGGCTTTTGCATCGAACAAGGGGCTGATTAAACCAAATGTGGAGGCAGCAGGCAAGCTTTTTTATGAAAAAGCCACGCGGCAAGAGCCGAACTGGGAGGATTTGAAAATGATGTTGAAAGATGGAAATGATTATATCACCGCAAATGTAGGGGGCGTGTTGGCACCGGTGATAGCGCCTTCATTTCAGGCGGATTATATCATACAAAAAGATGCTTATGATTTGGCATACGATACGTTTATTTTGGAGAAAACGGCGCACATCGAAGATACATCGGCGAAGCGGGTGGCGAATAATGGTATTTATGATGTGTTGATGGCGATGTTGCCCGACCTGAAAATAATTTTGCCTGCGGGCACCAAACATCAGGCTACGTTTAAATTTTTGAAGGATCAGGTTTCCTCTGCGGGTTCGGCAGGATTGAAGGGCAAGGTGACGGATGCTTCCAGCGCAGCCATAACGGGGGTTTCGTTGATGCTGGCCGAATTGAGCCTGACGGTGCTGACGAATGCTTCGGGAGATTATGATTTTGGAAATATTGCTTCGGGCACCTATACGCTGGTGATTACAAAGGCAGGCTATCAAAGTGTGACCGAATCGGTGGTGATTCTTGTGGGAACCACTTCTACAAAGAATTATCAGTTGGCGGGGGCGTAA
- a CDS encoding murein L,D-transpeptidase catalytic domain family protein produces the protein MIRTWNLYFIVLTVIGEVAVFILLVSAKADVRMARPNKVKAAFYNNMHLMESGLNEDVFELAVKGWEKMKERGELASDTISICDFSQSSNCKRFYVIDMNKGRLLFNTLIAHGRNTGEEFARYFSNEPSSNKSSLGFYKTKSTYSGEHGLSLRLEGKEKGFNDRAEQRAIVMHGAEYVDESFIRHFGRLGRSLGCPSIPYEFHEQVINTIKDGCCLFIYYPDRKYLSASRLLN, from the coding sequence ATGATTCGAACTTGGAATTTATATTTTATCGTTTTAACTGTGATTGGAGAAGTCGCAGTTTTTATCCTGTTGGTATCCGCCAAGGCTGATGTTCGAATGGCAAGGCCCAATAAAGTGAAGGCCGCTTTTTATAACAACATGCACCTCATGGAATCAGGATTAAATGAAGATGTATTTGAATTAGCAGTAAAAGGCTGGGAAAAAATGAAAGAAAGGGGAGAATTAGCTAGCGATACCATCAGTATTTGCGATTTCAGCCAATCCTCCAATTGCAAAAGATTCTATGTCATTGATATGAATAAAGGAAGGCTGCTTTTTAACACTCTTATAGCTCACGGCAGGAATACCGGAGAAGAATTTGCGCGATATTTTTCTAATGAACCTTCTTCCAACAAAAGTAGTCTTGGTTTCTACAAAACAAAGAGCACTTATTCAGGCGAACATGGGTTAAGTCTAAGGTTGGAAGGCAAAGAGAAGGGATTCAATGATCGAGCTGAACAAAGAGCTATTGTGATGCACGGTGCCGAATACGTTGATGAAAGTTTTATCAGGCATTTTGGAAGATTGGGCAGAAGTCTGGGCTGTCCTTCAATACCCTATGAGTTTCATGAACAGGTTATCAATACCATTAAAGATGGTTGTTGCCTTTTTATCTACTATCCTGATCGAAAGTACCTTTCAGCCTCTAGGCTTTTGAATTAG
- a CDS encoding 2,3,4,5-tetrahydropyridine-2,6-dicarboxylate N-succinyltransferase, which yields MQDLQNVQQQIEQAWQNRELLKNEATQDIIRGVIDLLDKGSIRIAEPKEAGWQINEWIKKAVILYFPIQQMETMHAGPMEFYDKIPLKKNFKELGIRVVPHGIARYGSYISKGVILMPSYVNIGAYVDEGTMVDTWATVGSCAQIGKYVHLSGGVGIGGVLEPVQAAPVIIEDNCFIGSRCIVVEGVRIEKEAVLGANVVLTMSTKIIDVTQTEPKEYKGYVPARSVVIPGSYTKKFPAGDYQVPCALIIGTRKESTDKKTSLNDALREHSVAV from the coding sequence ATGCAAGACCTTCAAAATGTTCAACAACAGATAGAACAAGCTTGGCAAAACCGAGAACTATTAAAAAATGAAGCCACGCAGGATATTATTAGAGGAGTGATTGACCTGTTAGACAAAGGATCTATTCGCATTGCCGAACCAAAAGAAGCGGGCTGGCAAATCAATGAATGGATAAAAAAGGCCGTGATTCTTTATTTCCCTATTCAGCAGATGGAAACAATGCATGCCGGACCTATGGAGTTTTATGATAAAATCCCTTTGAAGAAAAATTTTAAAGAACTTGGTATCCGGGTGGTGCCTCACGGCATTGCCCGATATGGTAGCTATATTTCCAAAGGAGTGATCCTTATGCCTTCTTACGTAAACATCGGTGCCTATGTGGATGAAGGAACGATGGTGGACACTTGGGCAACGGTCGGCTCATGCGCCCAAATCGGAAAGTACGTGCACCTGAGCGGAGGAGTAGGCATAGGCGGCGTGCTGGAACCGGTACAGGCCGCACCGGTTATTATCGAAGACAATTGTTTTATCGGCTCGCGCTGTATTGTGGTCGAGGGCGTTCGCATTGAGAAAGAAGCGGTGCTTGGCGCCAATGTAGTGCTCACCATGTCCACCAAAATTATAGATGTAACTCAAACAGAACCCAAAGAATATAAAGGCTATGTCCCCGCTCGCTCTGTGGTCATCCCCGGAAGTTATACCAAGAAATTTCCTGCGGGCGATTATCAGGTGCCTTGCGCCCTCATCATCGGCACCCGAAAAGAATCAACCGACAAAAAAACCTCTCTCAACGATGCTTTGAGAGAACACAGTGTGGCAGTGTAG
- the rpmA gene encoding 50S ribosomal protein L27 — protein MAHKKGEGKVKNGRDSHSKRLGVKIFGGDIAIPGNIIIRQRGTNYHPGNGVDMGKDHTIFAVTEGVVKFTKGKNDRRFVHVVATA, from the coding sequence ATGGCACATAAAAAAGGTGAAGGAAAAGTAAAGAACGGACGCGACTCGCATAGTAAGAGATTAGGCGTCAAGATTTTTGGTGGTGATATCGCCATCCCAGGAAACATCATTATTCGTCAGCGGGGCACCAACTACCATCCCGGAAATGGAGTAGATATGGGTAAAGACCATACTATTTTCGCCGTGACCGAAGGAGTAGTAAAATTTACAAAAGGTAAGAACGACCGTCGGTTTGTTCACGTTGTGGCTACAGCTTAA
- a CDS encoding T9SS type A sorting domain-containing protein — MKVIHKIFFLLSLTVSFSTIGGTVAASSIQDNDYQSNSASRSQTLTLVVSSINPKCFGEYTGSANVNIMGGVPPFTTTWMPGGMTATTVTGLCAGNYSVRVKDSTGTIVMVNVQLTAPPAINVTAAMISPACTEIATVKVGANGGTLPYTGTGNFLTPAGNFVYSVTDSRGCKATDSMNVVTFIPPTVSITADTTTLCAGSIINICATATSGTSLLWNTGEVSNCIETGNAGNYYLVATDANNCSTESNRFEVKVHSAPIVSVMMYGDTLKAGKATGYQWYHNNQEIASSNQNVHVARTVGSYNVAVTDQNGCTARSADVYVSSISNNVATGIGELNEDGLVVRSNPSVNGNWALSAITDLMGGTIEVMDNNGRLVYSSVITNSNISLDLNASKGVYLLHIRSGNQDITRKLIRL; from the coding sequence ATGAAAGTTATCCACAAAATATTCTTCTTATTGTCTCTCACAGTTTCGTTTTCCACAATCGGCGGGACTGTTGCGGCCTCGTCCATACAGGATAACGATTATCAATCAAATTCTGCTTCGCGCAGCCAGACTCTTACTTTGGTAGTGAGTTCTATTAACCCTAAATGTTTTGGAGAATATACCGGAAGTGCAAACGTGAATATCATGGGCGGAGTACCCCCTTTCACTACCACTTGGATGCCCGGCGGAATGACCGCCACAACGGTTACCGGTCTTTGCGCAGGAAACTATTCTGTCCGAGTGAAGGACAGCACCGGAACTATTGTAATGGTTAATGTACAACTTACTGCTCCGCCCGCTATAAACGTTACTGCTGCAATGATCTCTCCTGCTTGTACGGAAATTGCAACTGTAAAGGTAGGAGCAAACGGAGGAACTTTACCTTACACCGGCACTGGCAATTTCCTGACACCAGCAGGTAATTTTGTTTATTCAGTTACAGACAGCAGAGGTTGTAAAGCAACTGATTCAATGAATGTAGTAACATTTATCCCCCCCACTGTAAGCATCACTGCCGACACGACTACTCTTTGTGCCGGTTCAATCATAAATATTTGCGCCACTGCTACATCTGGCACTTCTTTATTGTGGAATACTGGAGAAGTATCTAATTGTATTGAAACTGGCAATGCAGGGAACTATTACTTGGTGGCTACCGATGCAAATAATTGCTCAACAGAGTCTAATCGGTTTGAAGTAAAAGTTCACTCTGCCCCTATTGTATCTGTTATGATGTATGGAGATACTTTGAAAGCAGGTAAAGCTACGGGTTATCAGTGGTATCACAATAATCAGGAGATTGCCAGTTCAAACCAAAATGTGCATGTTGCTCGTACTGTTGGCAGTTATAATGTGGCAGTTACAGACCAAAATGGTTGTACCGCTCGTTCTGCTGACGTTTATGTGTCTAGCATATCAAATAATGTAGCTACTGGTATCGGAGAATTGAATGAGGACGGCTTGGTAGTGCGCTCTAACCCGTCTGTGAACGGAAATTGGGCACTATCTGCTATTACCGATCTTATGGGTGGTACTATAGAGGTAATGGACAATAACGGCAGACTGGTGTACAGCTCCGTTATCACTAATTCAAATATTTCTTTGGATTTAAATGCTTCTAAAGGTGTTTACCTTTTGCATATCCGCTCTGGTAATCAGGATATTACCCGTAAGCTTATTCGTTTATAG
- the yajC gene encoding preprotein translocase subunit YajC translates to MDQIGLLFLGGMFVVMWFFFIRPQAKQAKMAKEFQNNIEKGAKVVTSGGIHGKILKVDEGTILLEIDNNVKMRIEKSGISLELTKASYGDSEKKPESETK, encoded by the coding sequence ATGGATCAAATAGGGTTATTGTTTTTGGGGGGGATGTTTGTGGTAATGTGGTTTTTCTTTATTCGCCCGCAGGCCAAGCAAGCAAAAATGGCTAAAGAGTTTCAAAACAATATTGAAAAAGGGGCTAAAGTAGTGACCTCTGGAGGTATTCATGGTAAGATTTTAAAAGTGGATGAGGGAACTATATTGTTGGAAATAGACAACAATGTAAAAATGCGAATTGAAAAGTCGGGTATCTCGCTTGAATTGACCAAAGCATCGTATGGCGACAGTGAAAAGAAACCCGAATCAGAAACAAAATAA
- a CDS encoding pyridoxine 5'-phosphate synthase has protein sequence MTRLSVNINKIALLRNARGSDIPDLVQFAKDCERYGAQGITVHPRPDERHIRRSDVYELKKVVKTEFNIEGYPSPDFLKMVNEVKPHQCTLVPDEPGQLTSDHGWDTVKHQNLLHEVIAELKKNNIRTSLFIDPDNNLIEQAKKAGADHIEFYTGPYAHTFHQDKKEAIKDFIAAAKFCNEINIGINAGHDLNLNNLHFFKEGIPNLLEVSIGHALVRDCLYYGLENTIQLYLRALE, from the coding sequence ATGACAAGACTCTCTGTCAACATCAACAAAATAGCGCTATTGCGCAATGCACGAGGTTCTGATATTCCCGACCTAGTTCAGTTTGCGAAGGATTGCGAACGCTACGGAGCACAAGGTATCACCGTTCATCCACGTCCAGATGAAAGACATATCCGTCGAAGTGATGTTTATGAATTGAAGAAAGTTGTGAAAACAGAATTCAATATTGAAGGTTATCCTTCTCCTGATTTTCTGAAAATGGTGAATGAAGTAAAACCACACCAATGCACTTTGGTTCCGGATGAACCTGGTCAACTAACTTCTGACCACGGATGGGATACGGTGAAGCATCAAAACCTATTGCACGAGGTTATTGCTGAGTTGAAGAAGAACAACATTCGAACTTCTCTTTTCATTGACCCAGACAATAATTTAATAGAACAAGCCAAGAAGGCCGGTGCCGATCACATCGAATTTTACACAGGCCCTTATGCTCATACCTTTCATCAAGACAAAAAAGAAGCCATTAAAGATTTTATTGCGGCTGCAAAGTTTTGCAACGAAATAAACATCGGTATCAATGCGGGACATGATTTGAACCTAAATAATCTTCATTTCTTTAAAGAGGGCATACCAAATCTCCTAGAAGTTTCTATCGGACATGCTTTAGTACGTGACTGTTTGTATTACGGTCTTGAAAATACTATCCAACTTTATTTACGAGCATTAGAATAA
- a CDS encoding dephospho-CoA kinase — protein MLKVGITGGIGSGKSTACKIFMELGIPVYNADERAKHLMQHEHYLIDEIKRNFGDDIYVDGKLVRELLANRVFNNEKKMALLNSLVHPAVFRDTERWIEEQKKTKSPYVLKEAALLIESGSYKNLDKLVVVTAPLELRIKRVEKRDSVTRSQVMKRVQHQMPEEEKLKLADYIIQNDNGLEQLKEQVLLIHHKLLKN, from the coding sequence ATGCTGAAAGTTGGAATTACAGGCGGTATAGGTAGCGGCAAAAGCACGGCCTGCAAGATTTTCATGGAATTGGGAATTCCCGTCTATAATGCTGACGAGCGCGCCAAACATTTGATGCAGCATGAACATTATCTCATTGATGAAATCAAAAGAAATTTTGGTGATGACATATACGTAGATGGGAAATTAGTACGAGAACTTCTGGCAAATAGGGTATTTAATAATGAAAAAAAGATGGCTTTGCTTAATTCCTTGGTACATCCGGCTGTTTTTCGAGACACAGAAAGATGGATAGAGGAACAAAAGAAAACTAAGTCTCCTTACGTCTTGAAAGAAGCCGCCTTATTAATTGAGTCGGGTTCATATAAGAATCTGGATAAATTAGTCGTAGTGACTGCCCCGCTTGAATTGAGAATTAAAAGAGTGGAAAAACGAGATAGTGTTACCAGGAGTCAGGTAATGAAACGAGTTCAACATCAAATGCCCGAAGAAGAAAAATTAAAACTGGCTGATTACATTATACAAAATGATAACGGTCTGGAACAATTGAAAGAGCAGGTGCTCCTAATTCATCATAAACTATTAAAAAATTAG
- a CDS encoding pirin family protein, whose protein sequence is MSNKNIHPILSIKPLGFQWEAADPFLFCVHHEDKFPKGNEMMGPEQSYLTGRQLGDDFIIKDGFRMYHGKTVPGFPGHPHRGFETITVVRKGIVDHADSMGASGRYGDGDVQWMTSGKGVQHSEMFPLIKKEQDNPMELFQIWLNLPKNSKMVEPHFKMLWRESIPNYVYQDAAKKETRVEVIAGDLYNTIAPTPPPDSWAADKKNEVAVWNIKMQAGAEFILPKATAGINRTIYFYEGTSLTLADQSIPPYSAVQLKPDENILLQAGEKEVSILVLQGKAIGEQVIQYGPFVMNTKEEINQAFEDYHSTKFGGWPWPRFDQVHDRNKPRFAKHADGKEEVKSS, encoded by the coding sequence ATGTCGAACAAAAACATTCATCCCATTCTTAGCATCAAGCCTCTTGGTTTTCAATGGGAGGCTGCCGACCCCTTTCTATTCTGCGTTCACCACGAAGACAAGTTTCCGAAGGGCAATGAAATGATGGGTCCGGAACAAAGCTATTTGACCGGCCGTCAGTTGGGCGATGATTTCATTATCAAAGACGGCTTCCGAATGTATCACGGCAAAACCGTTCCGGGCTTTCCCGGCCATCCGCATCGGGGCTTTGAAACTATTACGGTTGTACGAAAAGGAATCGTGGATCATGCCGACTCTATGGGCGCTTCGGGCAGATATGGCGATGGTGATGTTCAATGGATGACCTCTGGTAAAGGCGTGCAACATTCTGAAATGTTTCCTCTCATCAAAAAAGAGCAGGACAATCCGATGGAGCTTTTCCAGATATGGCTCAATCTTCCTAAGAATAGTAAAATGGTGGAGCCCCATTTCAAAATGCTTTGGCGCGAATCTATCCCTAACTATGTTTATCAAGATGCTGCGAAGAAGGAAACCCGGGTAGAAGTTATTGCCGGCGATTTGTATAACACCATCGCTCCGACACCGCCGCCTGATTCCTGGGCAGCCGATAAAAAGAATGAAGTAGCGGTATGGAATATTAAAATGCAGGCCGGGGCAGAGTTTATTCTCCCCAAAGCCACAGCAGGAATCAACCGAACAATCTATTTTTATGAGGGCACTTCTTTAACGCTGGCCGACCAAAGCATTCCTCCATATAGCGCTGTGCAACTGAAACCCGATGAAAACATTTTGTTGCAGGCAGGAGAGAAGGAGGTCAGCATTTTGGTTCTTCAGGGAAAAGCCATCGGCGAACAGGTAATACAATACGGCCCCTTTGTGATGAATACGAAAGAAGAAATCAATCAGGCATTTGAAGATTATCACAGCACCAAATTCGGCGGTTGGCCTTGGCCCCGCTTCGACCAAGTTCACGATCGCAATAAACCACGCTTTGCGAAACATGCCGACGGGAAGGAGGAGGTGAAGAGCAGTTAG
- the tnpA gene encoding IS200/IS605 family transposase, which produces MSHVKVMIHAVWGTKNRTHFLTKEIRSLVIDHIRQNARDKQIFIDRLNGHTEHLHCLFGLNADMTIAKSLQLIKGESAFWINKQKLTKIKFEWADEYFAVSVSESMLDKVSAYIDGQEEHHAKTTFTKEYDDFMRKYNFKNHG; this is translated from the coding sequence ATGTCCCACGTTAAAGTCATGATTCACGCCGTATGGGGAACTAAGAACAGAACCCATTTTTTGACCAAAGAAATCCGCTCTTTGGTTATTGACCACATTCGCCAAAACGCGCGTGACAAGCAAATTTTTATTGACCGGTTGAATGGTCACACAGAACATCTTCATTGCTTATTTGGATTAAATGCTGACATGACCATTGCGAAGAGTTTGCAACTTATAAAAGGCGAATCAGCATTTTGGATAAATAAACAAAAGCTGACGAAGATCAAATTTGAATGGGCTGATGAATATTTTGCTGTGTCAGTCAGCGAATCTATGTTAGATAAAGTGAGCGCCTATATTGACGGACAAGAAGAACATCATGCCAAGACCACTTTCACGAAAGAATATGATGATTTCATGAGAAAATATAATTTCAAAAATCATGGCTAA
- a CDS encoding adenosylhomocysteinase: MSTTSETKVKYKVKDMTLAEWGRKEIKLAEAEMPGLMALRAKHGKEKPLKGARIAGCLHMTIQTAVLIETLKELGADVTWSSCNIFSTQDHAAAAIAAAGIPVYAWKGMNEKEFDWCIEQTLFAFEGGKALNMILDDGGDLTNMVFDRFPELVKGIKGISEETTTGVHRLYEREKNGTLVLPAININDSVTKSKFDNKYGCRESLVDAIRRATDLMMAGKVAVVAGFGDVGKGSADSLSNAGVRVIVTEIDPICALQAAMEGYEVKKMDTAIKEADIIVTATGNCDIIQEKHFRAMKHNAVVCNIGHFDNEIDMAWLNGTYGKTKDEIKPQVDKYTIDKKDIIVLAEGRLVNLGCATGHPSFVMSNSFTNQTLAQLELWQHNEKYENKVYTLPKHLDEMVAMLHLEKIGVELEELNEKQAAYIGVNKTGPFKPELYRY, encoded by the coding sequence ATGTCAACAACAAGCGAAACAAAAGTGAAATACAAAGTAAAGGACATGACCTTGGCCGAGTGGGGTCGTAAGGAAATCAAATTAGCAGAAGCCGAAATGCCGGGATTGATGGCGCTTCGTGCCAAACACGGCAAAGAGAAGCCCTTGAAAGGAGCGCGCATTGCTGGCTGTTTGCACATGACGATTCAGACGGCGGTTTTGATCGAAACCCTGAAAGAACTGGGTGCCGATGTGACTTGGAGTTCTTGCAACATATTCTCTACACAAGACCATGCAGCAGCAGCTATTGCGGCAGCGGGTATTCCGGTTTATGCCTGGAAAGGGATGAATGAAAAGGAATTCGACTGGTGCATAGAGCAAACGCTTTTTGCTTTTGAAGGTGGCAAGGCTCTGAATATGATTCTGGACGATGGTGGCGATTTGACGAACATGGTGTTCGACAGATTCCCCGAATTAGTTAAGGGTATCAAGGGCATTTCTGAAGAAACGACTACAGGCGTTCATCGTTTGTATGAAAGAGAGAAGAACGGAACATTGGTACTTCCAGCGATAAACATTAACGATTCAGTAACTAAGTCAAAGTTTGATAACAAATACGGTTGTCGCGAATCATTGGTAGATGCAATCCGCCGCGCTACTGATTTGATGATGGCTGGCAAAGTAGCTGTGGTTGCAGGATTTGGGGATGTAGGAAAAGGCTCTGCAGATTCATTGAGCAATGCTGGTGTACGTGTCATCGTAACCGAGATTGACCCGATTTGTGCTTTGCAAGCGGCGATGGAAGGTTATGAAGTGAAGAAGATGGATACGGCTATCAAAGAAGCTGACATCATCGTAACCGCTACCGGCAACTGTGATATCATTCAGGAAAAACATTTCCGCGCTATGAAGCATAACGCGGTGGTTTGTAACATCGGCCACTTCGATAATGAAATTGATATGGCATGGCTGAATGGTACTTATGGAAAGACCAAGGATGAAATTAAGCCACAGGTTGATAAATACACGATTGATAAAAAAGACATTATCGTCCTCGCAGAAGGAAGATTAGTGAACTTGGGATGCGCTACCGGTCATCCTTCTTTTGTGATGAGTAACTCATTCACCAACCAAACACTGGCTCAGTTGGAACTATGGCAGCATAACGAAAAATATGAGAACAAGGTTTATACATTGCCTAAGCATTTAGATGAAATGGTTGCCATGCTTCACTTAGAAAAGATTGGTGTGGAACTGGAAGAACTGAACGAAAAGCAGGCTGCGTATATTGGTGTAAATAAGACTGGGCCATTCAAACCTGAACTTTATAGATATTAA